From the Cardiocondyla obscurior isolate alpha-2009 linkage group LG08, Cobs3.1, whole genome shotgun sequence genome, the window GTAAGATTATCACGTATAAAGCCACACCGTAGGCTACTGCGAACAAACATCTAAGATTTCAATGTATGCGATTAACAAATGCTTTAATTATTGAGAtcacaaaaaatttatcaacgaTTCTTGTTTAGtttacttatattaataatcgttaataaatttttaatgatatttgttgacttaaaaatttcgaaagcaatccatattttaataaaataacatctcTCTAGtcagacgttaaaaataactACTCATAAATTGAAGATCAATGTCAAGCTATGGTACCAATGGTCATCTTGTTTCAAATCAATTATCCCGCAAACGGAGTATCAGAAATTCTAAAAACAACCAGTTGAAAGAGTTGAAAACTGACGTCAGATGTATTAGCAATAATCTTAAGTCAATATAATCGCGCTTATTGGAATGATTGGAATGATAGGAGATGATAGGAgttgataaaatattctctAATGACTTAATGACAACGTGGAAAAGTTCAAATGACATGCCCACTCTTTCAGACCTTTGGACTTTGGTTTCTCTTGCCAAGGCTGCAATCAAGcaaaatattgatataaaaagCCACAAACATTGGTATTCTGCTAAAATAGTTCATCGAAACGTTTTTCGTCGTTCGATTTCGTGATTCTAGTTGGGATGGTAAGAAACCGCCGAGCAGTGTAAGCTGAGCGTTAAAGCAACGACGTAGAATCCAGTGCACACGTATACACGGCCATGCCGGATGCGTTTTATTTACGCGATATGCGTGGATTGTCGAATCTATCGCAGAAATGATCTAGGCGGAAACGGTGAATTCCAACCGTCGATTGCGTCATAATCGACCCACCTTCACGCGAGGTAATCGAAAACCACCGTGTCCTCTTCtattttgcttaaaaaatacCAAAGTGTCGTTCGCGACGAGCATCGAAGCACGCAGCAGcgagacgagaaagagaaagagagagagaaagagagaatagataagtaaataaatgaGTAGGAGAGATCAAATGCGATCTGCTCGTTTTCGATTAGCATTTTCCGCGGCGCAAATAAGCTGAGAACCAACCTCGTCGTCTGCGCTCCAGATGACCGTGCTGTAATTCGAATCTCTCTGACACGCACATCCACATCAGCTTGCAGACTATCGTAGACTGATCACGGACGATGGACTTCATGGACTGTGATCACTGTGACGAACTGCGGTCAATCCCACGATTCCTGATGTCACGAAACACTCAGCGACCTCAACCGGACTCAGCTGTTTGCTAGCTGTTGCTAGACGACTTATTTTAGCATGTAAATACGCGTCTCTCACAACTGAGGTCGCCACTCGCTTGTTTTTTGAGCGCGACGAAAAAGACAATTGTACGATTTGTACGCGTAATTTTCTGCTGGCGAGGATGGTTCTTCGGTATTGTTACATCTgcaaagaaatagaaataaacgaCAATAAGATATCTGTGCATCGGCAACAATCTCTAACGAAGAATTTTACGGTAACGTGCTAATTCACAATCTAACTTGTGCTCTTTTTCTGATTGCCAAAAAGTGAGGAACTTAGAAAAAAGTGGTTCGAGTTTGTTGGACACGAAGTAACTGAAAACTATGTGATTTGCAGCAAACACTTTGTAAAATTCGattttatgtatatacttGAATGAACTCAAGgtaaaaaagaggaagagcaAAAAATCGAGGATAGGAAGTGCAGTTAAAGCCAGTTAAAACGAATCGAATACTTTTGTATGGTCtgcaagtaaattattttacattgaacTAGCGGTATTACGTGTTATTTTGGGagcaaaacaaaaatttttaattgttttaagtttaattaaaaaggtaagttactgcaatttttatattatattattatgcatatatattatatcgttACATTCTGTTGGTATAACAAATTTTCCTAACCTCTAATATTGATGTAATTATTTCCTTTGCAATAAAagtaacttaatatttttatcgttaaattgGATAAATTATTGAAGTTTAAGagttaaagtaaattatttagcaAGTGTCGACATTTTGCCTACTAAAGATTTTATTGTGTCGTAATTTTctcaagtattttattattgaaacaaTACATTCGATAGTTAAATCTTTTCcatgaaaaaatatacatatgttgaggtacaaaataaaaattaaaccgtCCATTTCATGCATCTTGTATCGAGATGAGTACCTAGACATTTAACACTGCAATATCGGGCTCCACATGGTATACATGTATAACTACTGGGGAAACCACACACTGCACAGAAATGTCTTTCGGGTAAACGAGATGGTGATGCTTGAGCACAAGCATAGTTCGGTGGATTAGGATTTATATTGAGATCTTCTTCAACAAGCTGAGCAAAGGTCTTGCGAAAACGTTGCTTGTAATATTCTGCAGAccgagtctttttttttctacttccaCTTCTGCTGTCTAGTGTCTCTTGAAATTTTGGCAC encodes:
- the LOC139104915 gene encoding zinc finger HIT domain-containing protein 1, which codes for MARESGRIKDAVQKRILDDAARKRRQKKALEALEQDNFHDDPHADLVMSKKVPKFQETLDSRSGSRKKKTRSAEYYKQRFRKTFAQLVEEDLNINPNPPNYACAQASPSRLPERHFCAVCGFPSSYTCIPCGARYCSVKCLGTHLDTRCMKWTV